The Bradyrhizobium betae genomic interval TTCGTCGGTACCCTGGTCGTGGTCTCCGTGATCACGGTCCGGATCTCCGACATGATCCTGGATTCGCGCATCGGCGCGCTGGACCGCACCCTCGGCTTCCTGTTTGGCCTCGCTCGCGGGCTTTTGATCGTCGTGGTCGCCTTCCTGTTCTTCACCTGGCTTGTTCCGGACAAGCAGCGCCCGGACTGGGTCACGGGGGCCAAATCCCGCGTGGTGCTGCAGGGAACCGGGGATTGGCTGCTGGCCCTCTTGCCGGATGACCCCGAGAACACCATCTTGAAGAGATTCAAGAAAAACAAACCAGATGATGATCAAGCTGATTCCGAGCAGCAGCCTTCGGGCACTGCCGACGGATACAGCAAACCTGCTCGTGACAGCCTGAAGAAGCTGATCGAGAAACCTGCGGCGCGTTGATTAGGCCCTAAAGAGAGGCGCGGACGAGATGCGACACCCTGACCAGGACGCCCAGCTTGATCTCGACTTGAACCGGCCCTCTGGCCCAGCCGCGATCGAGCTACAGGACGACCTGGAGGGGGATACGCTGCGCGAGGAATGCGGCGTCTTCGGCATCTACGGCCACCCCGACGCAGCCGCCATCACCGCCCTCGGCCTCCACGCTCTTCAGCACCGCGGCCAGGAAGCGGCCGGCATCGTCTCCTACGACGGCTCCCGCTTTCATTCCGAACGTCGCCTCGGCCTCGTCGGCGACACCTTTTCCCGCCGCGAGGTGATCGACCGCTTGCCCGGCACCATGGCGGTCGGCCATGTCCGCTATTCCACCACCGGCGCGACCATCCTGCGCAACGTGCAGCCGCTGTTCGCCGAGCTCAATGCCGGCGGCCTCGCGGTCGCCCACAACGGCAACCTCACCAACGGCCTGACGCTGCGCCGCGAGCTCGTGAAGAGCGGCGCGATGATGCAGTCGACCACCGACACCGAGGTGATCCTGCACCTGGTCGCGCGCTCCAGGCGCAGCCGCTTCATCGAGCGCTACATCGACGCCCTGCGCGAGATCGAAGGCGCCTACGCGCTGGTTTCACTCACCAACAAGAAGCTGGTCGGCGCGCGCGATCCGCGCGGCATCCGTCCGCTGGTGCTCGGCGACCTCGACGGCTGCCCGATCCTGACCTCCGAGACCTGCGCGCTCGACATCATCGGCGCGCGCTTCGTCCGCGACATCGAGCCCGGCGAGGTCATCGTGTTCGACGACAACGGCCAGGACATCCACAAGCCGTTCCCGCCGATGGCGCCGCGTCCCTGCATCTTCGAATACATCTATTTCTCGCGGCCGGATTCCATCGTTCACGGCCGCTCGGTCTACGAGGTGCGCAAGGCCTTCGGCGCGCAGCTCGCCCGCGAGAGCCATGTCCCGGTCGACGTCGTGGTGCCGGTGCCGGATTCCGGCGTGCCCGCCGCGGTCGGCTACAGCCAGCATTCCGGCGTGCCGTTCGAACTCGGCATCATCCGCAACCACTATGTCGGCCGCACCTTCATCCAGCCGACGCAGGCGATCCGCGAATCCGGCGTGCGCATGAAGCATTCGGCGAACCGCGCAGCGATCGAAGGCAAGCGCATCATCCTGATCGACGACTCGCTGGTGCGCGGCACCACCTCGAAGAAGATCGTGCGCATGATGCGCGATGCGGGCGCCAAGGAAGTGCATTTCCGTCTCGCCTCGCCGCCGATCCTCTATCCCGACTATTACGGCATCGACCTGCCCGATCGCGGCGGTCTTCTCGCGGCCACGCACTCGCTGGAAGAGATGCGCGAGATCATCGGCGCCGACTCGCTCGCCTTCCTGTCGATCGACGGTATGTACCGCGCCATGGGCGAACCCGGCCGCGACCCCGCCAATCCGAAGTTCTCGGACCACTGCTTCACCGGGGCGTATCCGACCCACCTCACCGACCAGACCCAGACTGAGCAGCAACCGCGGCAGCTGTCGCTGCTGGCGGAGGCGAGCTGACGCGGGGCCGCGACGATGCAGCTGATCATCGCCATTCTCTGCGGAATGATTTTGATCGGCTTCATCGTCTTCGCCTTCAGGCAGGGCATGAAGGTGACGCCCGATAGCTCGGGAAACGGACCCAATAGCAATAACATTCAATAGGGCGGCGGTAGCTGAAGCCCAGGGCAAAATTCCGTCACGGCCGGGCTTGTCCCGGCCATCCACGCCTGTAAAACCCCCGCCATGACAAAACCCCTCGCCGACCGCATCGCTCTCGTCACCGGCGCCTCGCGCGGCATCGGCTATGCCACCGCCATCGCCTTGGCGAAGGCGGGCGCGCATATCGTTGCGACGGCACGCACGCAGGGCGGGCTGGAAGAGCTCGACGACGAGATCCGCAAGGAAGGCGGCAGCGCCACGCTGGTGCCGCTGAACCTCACCGATTCCGACGGCATCGCCCGACTCGGTGCCGGCCTGCATGAGCGCTACGGCAAGCTCGACATCCTCGTCGGCAACGCCGGCGTGCTCGGCCCCTCCTCGCCGATCGGTCATATCGAGCTGAAAGCCTTCACCGACGTGATGGCGGTGAACGTCACCGCGAACTTCCAGCTGATCCGCTGCATGGAGCCGCTGCTCAGGCAATCCGACGCCGGCCGCGCCGTCTTCATCACCTCCGGCGCCGCCAACAAGGCCACCGCCTATGTCAGCCCCTACGCCGCCTCCAAGGCCGCGCTGGAAACGCTGGCGCGCGCCTGGGCGCAGGAAACCGCGAACACGCCTCTCCGCGTCAACCTGTTCAACCCCGGCCCGATCCGCACCCGCATGCGCGCAACCCTGATGCCGGGCGAAGATCCCGCGACGCTGGAGACGCCCGAGCAGGTCGCCGAGTTCATCGTCCCGATGTGCGCGCCCGAGTGGACCGAGACCGGCAAGTTCTACGACTACAAGACCCGCAGCCTGATGAGCTTCCGCTCCCCGGCCTGATTGACTTGAGGGCCTCCCCGCGTTTGACTGCCCGCGCTCAAGCGGCAGCAAGCCGCAAGCCAAAAGGGAGGTTGCCATGGCACCGTGGCATGATCGCGCCGGCCTCAACCGTACGCTCGCAAATGTCTCTCGCGCTTTCTCCATCCTGATTGCGGCCATCGCCTTCGCACTTCCGGGCGCAGCGACCGCCGGCGATGTCCCGGCCTTCGCGGTCGATTCCTCCTGGCCAAAGCAGCTGCCGAACAACTGGATCCTCGGCCAGGTCGGCGGCATCACCGTCGACTGGCAGGGCCATATCTGGGTGATCCATCGCCCGCGCTCGCTCACCGATGACGAGAAGGGCGCGAGCCTCAATCCGCCTCGTTCAAAATGCTGCGTGTCGGCGCCGCCCGTGCTCGAATTCGACGCCGAGGGTAATCTGCTGCGATCCTGGGGCGGCCCGGGCGAAGGCTATGAATGGGTCGGCCGCGAGCACGGCATCGAGGTCGACGAGCGCGGCTTCGTCTGGGTCGGCGGCAATGCGGACAACGACAACGCGATTTTAAAGTTCACGCTCGACGGCAAGTTCGTGGCCCAGATCGGCAAGATCGCACCGAGCCTCGGCAGCAACGACACGACGCAGCTCGGCAAGCCCGCCGAGACCGCGATCGACAAGGAGGCTAGCGAGATCTACGTCGCCGATGGCTATGGCAACCGCCGCGTCATCGTGTTCGATGCGACAACGCTTGCCTACAAGCGGCACTGGGGCGCCTATGGTAACAAGCCTGACGACGCCAAGCAGGCGGCCTATGATCCGAAGGCGCCGGTGTCGCAGCAATTCGGCAATCCCGTCCACTGCGTGAAGCTCGCCAATGACGGTCTCGTTTACGTCTGCGACCGCATCAACAACCGCATCCAGGTGTTCAGGAAGGACGGCACCTTCGTGAAGGAGTTCTTCTTCGAGAAGAACACGCTCGGCAACGGCGCGGTTTGGGACATCGCGATCTGGCCAGATCCGAAGCAGACTTATCTGCTGAGCGCCGACGGCGAGAACAACGAGATCCGGGTGATCAAGCGCGAGGACGGCAGCGTGGTCGGCAGCTTCGGGCACAGCGGCCGCAATGCCGGGCAATTCCATTGGGTGCATGCCATGGCAATCGACGCCAAGGGTAACGTCTATACCGCCGAGGTCGATACCGGAAAGCGCATCCAGAAATTCAGGCTGACGTCGGACGCCCTGAAATAACGTGCCAATAGCGCCTTGGCGCATTTTGCCCAAAAGTTAACCGACGGATGACGCTTCGACGCAGCGCCATCCGGCTTTAGGCGCATTGCCGCAGACCGCGGGACACGGTAGAGCCATCAGCCGGACCAGGGCTTCGCAAGAGAGCCGTCCGCATATTTGACAATGGAGGAAACCTTATATGACGACGACGTTCGCGCGCCGCTCTGCGGCCCTTCTGGCCTGTGCCGCTTTCGGTTTTGCCACATCCGCCTACGCTCAGGACAAGACCGTCACGATCGGCGTGCTCAATGACATGTCCAGCCTCTACGCCGACATCGGCGGTCCCGGCGCCGTTGTGGCGGTCAAGATGGCGGTTGAGGATTCCGGCCTCCTCGCCAAGGGCTGGAAAATCGACGTCATCAGCGGCGACCACCAGAACAAGCCTGACGTCGGCGTCAACATCGCGCGGCAATGGATCGACACCCAGAAAGTCGATGTGATCGCCGACACGCCGAACTCCGGTGTCGCGCTCGCCGTCAGCAACGTCGTCAAGGAAAAGAACGCGGTCCTGCTCAACAATGGCGGCGCCAGCGCCGACCTCACCGGCAAGGCCTGCAACGCCAACACCATCTCTTTCACCTACGACACCTACATGCTCGCCAACGGCACCGGCAAGGCGCTGACCAAGGCCGGCGGCGACAGTTGGTTCTTCCTGACCGCTGACTATGCCTTCGGTGCCGCGCTCGAGCGCGACACCAGCGCGGTCGTTACCGCGAACGGCGGCAAGGTGCTCGGCGGCGTCAAGCATCCGCTCAACACGTCGGACTTCTCGTCCTTCCTGCTGCAGGCACAGAACTCGAAGGCGAAGATCATCGGGCTTGCCAATGCCGGCGGCGACACCACCAACTCGATCAAGCAGGCGGCCGAGTTCGGCATCGTCGAGGGCGGCCAGAAGCTCGCCGCGCTTCTGCTGTTCATCAACGACGTCCACTCGCTCGGGCTGAAGACCGCACACGGCCTGACCTTCACCGAATCCTTCTACTGGGACCTCAACGAGGGCACGCGTGCATTCTCGAAGCGCTTCCAGGAAAAAGTGGCTAACAAGGCGATGCCGTCAATGACGCAGGCCGGTAACTATGCAGCCATTCTGCATTACCTGAAGGCACTCGATGCCCTCGGCGGCAATCCGCATGACGGCGCCAAGGTCGTCGCCAAGATGAAGGAGCTTCCGACCGACGATCCGCTGTTCGGAAAGGGCCCGCTGCGTGAGGACGGCCGCCGTATCATTCCGGCCTATCTGTTCGAGGTGAAGAAGCCTGAGGAATCGAAGGGCCCGTGGGACTATTACAAGCTGGTCGCGACCATCTCGGCGGAAGATGCGGCCAAGCCGCTCAAGGACAGCGAGTGCCCGCTGGTGAAGAAATAAGCCAGTTGACGCTGCCGTAGCTACATGGTGGGCAAAGGCGCGAGAGCGCATTGCCCACCATCTCTCCGCGGCCTGAGAATATCGGTGGGCACACTTCCGCCTACGCTCTTCGAGCTACGGCGGACAAGTCGCTTGCCCTGCCCCTACGACGGCCGCTTGCGCTTGTGGGCGAAGGGGTTGGCCTTCTCGCGCAAGGTGATCCGCAGCGGCGTGCCCGGCAGCTCGAACGCCTCCCGCATCGAATTGGTGAGATAGCGCAAGTACGATTGCGGCACCGCGTCCGCGCGCGAGCAGAACAGCACAAAGCTCGGCGGGCGTGCCTTGGTCTGCGTGATGTAGTTCAGCTTCAGGCGGCGGCCGGACACCGCGGGCGGCGGATTGGCCTGGACCGCTTCCTCGAACCAGCGGTTCAATGCCGCGGTCGAGACGCGCCGGTTCCAAACCGCGTAGGCATCCTGGATTGCCTGCATCAGGCGGTCGATGCCCTCGCCCATCAGGCCCGAGACCGCGACGATCGGCACACCCTTGACCTGCGGCAGCAAGTGATCGGCATCCCGGCGCAAATTGGAGATGGCGCCGCCGCCCTTGCTTTCCATCAGGTCCCATTTGTTGACGGCGAGCACGACCGCCCGGCCCTCACGCTCGATCAGATCGGCGATGCGCAGATCCTGCTCCTCGAAGCGGTTCTGTGCGTCCATCATCATCACGACGACTTCGGCAAAACGCACCGCACGTAGCGCGTCCGCGACCGAGAGCTTTTCCAGCTTCTCCTCGATGCGCGAGCGCCGGCGCAGGCCTGCGGTATCGAACACGCGAAATTCGCGGCCCTTCCAGTTGATCTCGACCGCGATGGAATCGCGCGTCGTGCCAGCCTCCGGGCTCGTCAGCAGGCGCTCTTCGCCGAGCAGATGATTGATGAATGTCGACTTGCCGGCATTGGGCCGGCCGACGATGGCGACCCGGATCGGACGCGTCGCCGCCTCTTCCTCGGTGAGCGGTTCGTCGTCCTCGGCTTCGTCTTCCTCGACGGGCTCCGGCATCAGCTCGCGGAGCGCATCGTAGAGCTCGCCCATGCCCTCGCCATGCTCGGCCGAGATCTGGATGGGATCGCCAAGGCCAAGCGCGAAGGCCTCCATCGCACCGGCATCGCCGTGCTTGCCTTCGCTCTTGTTTGCGACCAGCAGCACCGGCTTGTTGGCCTTGCGGGCGAAATCGGCGAAGGCGCGATCGGTGGGCGTCAGGCCGATGCGGGCATCGATCACGAAGAACAGCGCGTCGGCCTGCGCGATCGCGGCCTCCGTCTGCTCCTGCATGCGCGCGGTCAGCGAGCCCTTGGCGCCCTCGTCGAGGCCGGCGGTGTCGATGATGGTGAATTCGAGGTCGCCGAGCCTGGCCTCGCCCTCGCGGCGATCGCGGGTGACGCCGGGCAGGTCATCGACAAGCGCGAGCTTCTGCCCAACCAGGCGGTTGAACAGCGTCGACTTGCCGACGTTGGGTCGGCCGATAATGGCAATCGTGAAGGACATCGGTCATTCGTGCGCTGCGAAGGCCGCGCCTGTCAATGCAATGAAGTGATCAGCGCGAAAAGCTGCCGCTCGGCATCGGCGCCGGGAAAGCTCCCTGCGATTGCTGCTGCGTGGTCTGGGTCGGTTGCGCCTGCTGGGCGGGCTGATCCGGCGGCGGCGCGGTGGTGCGCCTGCGGACGATCTTCTGCTTGGGCGGCGGAGCGGCTGCGGCCGGTGCGGCCTCCGGCTGGGCCTCGCCATCGACTTCGCCCGCCGGGGCCTCAGCAGGAGCTGCCGCGGCGGCTGGCTGCCTGGCCTTCTTCGCCTTGGCACCCTTCGCCGGCTTGGCCTCGGGCGGCGGCTCCGCCGGCAAAGCCGCGACGGCAGGCGCGTTCGGATCCGGCTGCTGCTGAGCACCCTTATACATGTCGCGCGGCACGCCCTGCTCGAGGCCCGGCACACCCTCGGGGAAGACCGGCTTGCGGTCTCCCGGCAGCTTCTTCTTGGTGTCGAGGAAGTCGAGCATGTCGCTGGGATCGAAGCTGGAGCAGCCGCCCAGGACGCCTGTGAAGGCGATCAGGACGGCGGCTGCGATCAAGCGTGGCGTGCGGCGCATATTGGTGTCTCGTCTCAGCTCTCGGGACCGTCAGCTCTTGGCGACGGGCGGCAGCAGGGCCTGGAGCGCCTCGGCACGCGAGCGCAGGCCCGGCGGCGTTTCGCCGTCATCGGCGATCGCGTCGAGCCACTTACGGGCCGCGGTGGAGTCGTTGTTGCGCCAGGCCGACAGCGCCAGCATCTCGCGCGCGGTGTGGCGGAACGTCGATTTGGGCGCGGCGGAGGCCTCCAGCCGCTGCTGCATGTCGGCATAGGACGCGCTGTCGACCAGCAAGCCGGCGGCACGGATCCTCGCCAGATCCTGCCACTCACCGCCGACGCCGCGGTCGGCGGCAATGTCGTCATACATCTTGGCCGCGGCCTTGGGATCGCGAGCCGCCGCCTCGGCCGCAGCACGCAGCCGCGCCAGAGTGCGATAGCCCGAGGGCGCCTTGGTGGCGAGCTCGGCAAAGGCGGCCTCGGCCTCCGCATGCTTGTCCTGGTCGGACAGCTCGGCGGCCTTCTCGAAGGCGGCGCCGGCCTCGGCGGCCTTCTTGCCCTCCAGATATTGGTAGCCGCGCCAGCCGCCGACGGCGGCCACGACCAGCACCATCAGGGCGATGAACAAGAGGGAATACTTATCCCACAGCTTCTTGAGCTGTTCGCGACGTACTTCCTCGTCGACTTCGTCAAATAATTCAGACACTTATGCTAATCCCATACCCGTCCGGGTGCGCGCGCCAAAGCGTTCGCGTCAGGAATCCCGTCCCCCGTGTGGCGGCGAGGTACCCTAACGATATGGCGGTGGCAAGGCAAAGTGAGCCCAATCAAGGCGTTAACCACCCGAGAGCGCCCGGAACCGGCGCGCCCGGTTCAGGCTCCCAGCAGCTCCCGCAACTGCCGCTTCAGCACCTTGCCATTGGCGTTGCGCGGCAATGGATCGGCCGTGATCGTCATCGTTTCGGGGACCTTGTAGTCGGACAGCCGCTCGGCGCACCAGGCCCGCAGGGCTTCGCCGGCCACCGGCCCGCGCGTCACCACCACGGCATGGACGCGCTCGCCCAGCACCGGACAGGCCTTGGCGACGATCGCGCTCTCGATCACGGCGGGATGGCCGGCGAGCACGGATTCGACCTCGGCGGAATAGATCTTCAGGCCGCCGCGGTTGATCATGTCCTTCTGCCGGTCGAACACGCGGACGAATCCCTCGGCATCGACCGAGCCGAGATCGCCGGAGCGCCAGAATCCGCCGGTGAAGCTCTCGGCCGTGGCCTTCGGGTTGTTCCAATAGCCCTTGATGACGGAGGCGCTCTGGATCCAGAGCTCGCCGATCTCGCCGTGGGGCAGCTCGCGCCCGTCCGTCCCCATCGCGACGATGCGCGCGCCCGGACACGGCAGACCGACGCTGTCGATGTGGCTCGCCGTCAATTCGCCCGGCATGATCGTCGAGGGCGATGTCGTCTCGGTCGAGCCGTAGCAATTCGCGAGCTTCAGACCGGGAATCGTGGCCTTGAGCTTCTCGATGGTCGCGACCGGCATCGGCGCGCCGCCGAAGCCGCCGATGCGCCAACTCGACAGATCGTAGTTGTCGAAGTCGGGCTGGAGCAGGCAGAGATTGTACATCGCCGGAACCATCACCGTGTAGGTCACGCGTTCACGCGCGGCGAGCTTGAGATATTCGGCGGCCTTGAACTCCGGCATGATGATCAGCGCACCGCCGCAGCGGACCATCGTCGTGATGTTGGCGACGACGCCGGTGACATGACCGAGCGGCACCGCCGCGATCGACCGATCGGCTTGCGTCAGTTGCAGGCAGGACACGAACACCATCGAGGAATGCACGATGTTGCAATGGGCGAGCATCGCGCCCTTCGGCCTCCCGGTCGTACCCGAGGTGTAGAGGATCATCGCAGTGTCCTCTTCGCCGACCTCGACCGGCGCCGGTGCCGGTGGATTGTCAGCGAAGGCGGCAAAGCGCGAGAGAGCCGGATCATCGTCGATGGCGATGCGGTGGGTCACATCGGGCACATCCAGCGCGTCGGGCAGGCGTTCCGCGAGCGCGGCCTCGTGGATCAGGATCCTGGCGCCGCAATCGGCGAGCACATAGGCGATCTCCGGCTTCTGCTGGCGCGTGCCGAGCAGCACCGTGACCAACCCTTCATGCGCGGCGGCGAACAACAGCAGCGGAAATTCGATGCGGTTGCCGAGCAGGATCGCGACACGGTCGCCGCGCTGGAGTCCCAGCTTGCGAAAGCCCGCAGCGATCCGCGTGGCCTGCTCCACCGCCTGTCGCCAGCTCAGGCGAACATTGCCTGCGATCAACGCCTCGCCGTCAACATTGCGGGCGCACGCGTCCGCAATCATTGCCCACAAGCTTATCGGCCGGTCGCAGAAGGCCGGCACCACCCGATCGCCAAAGCGCGCCTCGAGTCGCATCGGCGGAATCGGAGAGTGCGACCAGTCCATCGGAATGCCTCGGCTCGTTGCTATTGCTATCTTCCGCGCACGGGCATGCGGTCCTGTCTTGCGCCGATCGGCTAGCCACCCATCACGGGAACACCGATCACGACCGGATGGAACGCGAACGCCAGCGCCAGATAGGCGACGACGCCGACCGCGACCGCGATCAGGTCGTTGGTGACGCCACCCACGGGGATCGGCGGGCCGCCGCCGTCGGTGCGATGCTTTAGCGAGATGCGGTCATAGACCGCCCAGCCCAGGAAGGATCCGAACAGGATGATGGAGCCGAGATCGCCGTTGGCGAGCAGATGCGCGGCAGCCCACAGCTTGATGCCGGCCAGCATCGGATGCTTCAACGTCGCGTAGATACGGCCACGCAGATAGGAGGCGACCACCAGGATGACGGCGGGGAGCATCAGCGCGACCGTGATGTGCTTCATCGCCTTCGGCGGATACCAGACGTCGATCCAGCCGGTCGCGCGATAATTGGCAAAGCCCCAGATAATGAGTGCCAGACCGGCGAGCGACACCACCGCATAGAGGATCTTGTAAGTCCCCTCACCCAGCCGCGCGATGGCCTGAGCTCGCGCGTCACGTTTCGTCGTGAAAATATGGGGCGCAAAAAACAGCACCAGCCCCAGGATCATGATCAGCAGACCCACGACATCCTCCCCTCAACCAGCACCCCGCCAATGGCGTATCATTGATTGGCAGATACCCGCAATGCGCTACTTGCCCAGCTCCCGATTGTCGACATAGCGGATCGCGATCGGCCGCCCGGCCAGCGCGCCGCCGAGTCCGCCAGTGAATTTGAGCGGCAGGCAGGCGTTCAGCGACGCATTGATCGCGTTGAGATAGGTGGTTCGGGTATCGGCGGGGACACCCGCGGTCGCAAAGGTCAGGCGCGGCGGACCAATCAGGCCGCCTGCCTTGTTGAAGCTGAAGCGCACCGACATCTGCATGCCCGCGCTGGCATGGTCTGATGGTGGCGACCAGCAGGTGCGTAGCTCGGCGAAGAGATCGCCGATCGTATCGAGATCGTGATCGGGCTTCTGGTATTTGGCGCGGTCGGAGTCCTTCGGCACACTCTCGATCGTAAGCTGGAGGTTCTCCCCATAGGGATAGTCGATCTCGGGAATGCAGGGGCCGGGCTCGAGCGGACTGCAATAGGACGGTGTGCAGGGCCGGTTATCGAGCACGCTGCATGGCTCGTGCGCAAACGGGATCGGGTTGATCTGCCGAGGGCGCGCCTCGGCAGCGACCGACGGGATCGACAGCAAGAGAAAGACGAGGATGCCGCGCCACATGATGCGAGCTCACGATGCCACAGGGCTGAAACGTGACATCGCCCAGGAGCGCGTCAAGCCCGCGGGCGTTCACATGCTCGCGCTCGACCGCAGGATGGAGCGTGCCTCACCCCTTCTTCTTGACGTCCTTGACGTTGGTGAACTCGATCCCCTCGGCGCGTTCCCTGGCGTAGCCGAGATAAAACTCGTTTCGCGCGAGATAGACGGGGTCACCGTCGACGTCGTCCGCAATGCTGGACGTGTTCGCGGCGAGGAAGGTGTCGAGCTTCTTGCGATCCTCCGAGGAGACCCAGCGCGCGAGCTGAAACTCGCTGACCTCGAACTCGACCGGCAGCGAATACTCGGCCTCCAGCCGCGCCTTCAGCACGTCGAGCTGCAGCGCGCCGACGACGCCGACGAGCGCAGGCGCACCATCGCGCGGGCGGAACACCTGCACCACGCCCTCTTCCGACATTTGCTGGAGCGCTTCCTTCAGCTTCTTGGCCTTCATCGCGTCGGTGAGACGCACCCGGCGGACGATTTCCGGCGCGAAGCTCGGGACCCCGACGAAGTTGAAATCCTCGCCGTCGGTCAGCGTATCGCCGATACGCAACGTGCCGTGATTTGGAATGCCGACGACGTCGCCGGCAAAGGCCTCATCCGCGACCGAGCGGTCCTGCGCGAAGAAGAATTGCGGGCTCGACAGCGGCATACTCTTGCCGGTGCGCACCAGTTTCGCCTTCATGCCGCGGGTGAGCTTGCCGGAACAAAGCCGCGCGAAAGCGATGCGGTCGCGGTGGTTCGGATCCATGTTCGCCTGGATCTTGAACACGAAGGCGCTCATGCGCGGGTCGGTGGCTTCGACCCTGCGCTGGTCGCTCTCCTGCGCCCGCGGCTCGGGCGCGAACTTGCCGAGGCCTTCCAGGAGGTCGCCGACGCCGAAATTACGCAGCGCGCTGCCGAAATAGACCGGCGTCAGATGGCCCTCGCGAAACGCGCCGAGCTCGAACGGTTTCGAGGCGGCGGTGACGAGCTCGAGCTCGTCCTTCACCGCTCCGACGTCGAGGTTGGCATTGAGCTTGCCAAGTTCGGCGATCTCGATCTGCTGTGCCGCGCCGGTCTTGGCACCGCCGCCTTCGAGCAGGCGCACGCCGCCATTGACCACGTCATAGGTACCGAGGAAGTCGCGGCCGCGGCCAACCGGCCAGGTCATCGGCGTGGTATCGAGCGCCAGCGTCTTCTCGATCTCGTCGAGCA includes:
- a CDS encoding peptide chain release factor 3, which encodes MSDIATTTAESPARSPLAAEVARRRTFAIISHPDAGKTTLTEKLLLFGGAINLAGQVKAKGERRNTRSDWMKIERERGISVVTSVMTFEFEGLVFNLLDTPGHEDFSEDTYRTLTAVDSAVMVIDAAKGIEARTRKLFEVCRLRDIPIITFINKMDRESRDVFELLDEIEKTLALDTTPMTWPVGRGRDFLGTYDVVNGGVRLLEGGGAKTGAAQQIEIAELGKLNANLDVGAVKDELELVTAASKPFELGAFREGHLTPVYFGSALRNFGVGDLLEGLGKFAPEPRAQESDQRRVEATDPRMSAFVFKIQANMDPNHRDRIAFARLCSGKLTRGMKAKLVRTGKSMPLSSPQFFFAQDRSVADEAFAGDVVGIPNHGTLRIGDTLTDGEDFNFVGVPSFAPEIVRRVRLTDAMKAKKLKEALQQMSEEGVVQVFRPRDGAPALVGVVGALQLDVLKARLEAEYSLPVEFEVSEFQLARWVSSEDRKKLDTFLAANTSSIADDVDGDPVYLARNEFYLGYARERAEGIEFTNVKDVKKKG